DNA sequence from the Rhizobium sp. NXC14 genome:
CTCAACCAATTCGGCTGATCTAAGTTCCAACCAACAGTCTCGACCAGCATCGAACCGCACGGTCAAGCGACCCCCAACCTCCAAATGTAATCCATTCCTTCGCAGGCCTTGGCAGGGCGCCCCAGCTGATATACTAGTATGCCAGAACACGATCACTGGTCTCAATGATGCGGCAGTCCTCAGAAGCCCAAGCGCTTCCGGTTTCGATTTCCCAGGAAGTCGGCCCGAAGTTGCGCCGCGTCACCACGGCCGGTGCCATCTACGAACGTCTCTATGCCGACATCGTCTCGCTCAGGATGCCGCCTGGCCTGTTGCTGCAGGAAAAGCGGATCGCCGAGGATTTCGGGGTGAGCCGCACGCCGGTGCGCGAGGCACTGCTCAGGCTCTCCGAAGGCGGGCTGGTCGACATCTATCCGCAGTCAGGCACGGTCGTGTCGCGTGTGCCTGTCGCGTCGATCCCAGAGGCGGTGGTGGTGCGCAAAGCGCTCGAAGGTACGACCGTCGAGACTGCGGCCGAAACCGCCCGCGCTGCCGATATTGCCCATCTGGATGCGATCATCTCCCGGCAGCGGTCGCATGCCGCGGCCGGCAACGCCTCGAACTTTCATGAGGAAGACGAGGCCTTTCATGAGGCGATCGCTGAGATAGCAGGTTATCCGGGCATCTGGGCAATTCTGAAGACGGTCAAGGTGCAGATCGACCGGGCGCGGCGGCTGGCGCTGCCGGCGCTTGGGCGCATGGACAATGTGGTCCGCGAACACATCGTCATTCGCGACGCGCTCGCCGCCCATGATGCTGCGGCTGCGCGCGGCGCGATGATCCATCACTTGAGCGCCGTCATTCCCGATGTCGATGAGCTGCGCTCGCGTTACCCCGATTATTTCTGCTGACGG
Encoded proteins:
- a CDS encoding GntR family transcriptional regulator; its protein translation is MRQSSEAQALPVSISQEVGPKLRRVTTAGAIYERLYADIVSLRMPPGLLLQEKRIAEDFGVSRTPVREALLRLSEGGLVDIYPQSGTVVSRVPVASIPEAVVVRKALEGTTVETAAETARAADIAHLDAIISRQRSHAAAGNASNFHEEDEAFHEAIAEIAGYPGIWAILKTVKVQIDRARRLALPALGRMDNVVREHIVIRDALAAHDAAAARGAMIHHLSAVIPDVDELRSRYPDYFC